From Acipenser ruthenus chromosome 2, fAciRut3.2 maternal haplotype, whole genome shotgun sequence, a single genomic window includes:
- the LOC117408869 gene encoding putative nuclease HARBI1, which produces MSILSAATQLVAVQLNLIVEQGGVEGEEEGEEAMEDAARPHVHQEGTHRRLRRPRVFKPRTNFLDMSDQEMLKRFRLDRAAILELGDILKGDLESRTRRCHAVPHHLKILGALSFYANGSFQRLSGDRLGLSQSTISRAVCQVTDALVKKVTDYISLPLTSQQQLKIQKEFCDIAGFPRVLGAIDCTHVAIRAPSQDADLYIGHKKSHSVNMQVICDASGIIWNVCAKFPGSFQDSYILSKSSIYKIFEGNDAPDGILLGDASYSIKPWLMTPIANLRTQAEQKYNEAHSSTWKVIKRTLGLLKTRFCCLDKSKGVLQYNPEMVCKIFVACCMLHNIAVRRRLINDQDQDGIHAEKEEGSDSQEDAPDPPVSELNTECEQDGYKVRNQLIDKCYS; this is translated from the exons ATGTCAATTCTTTCAGCTGCAACTCAGCTTGTTGCAGTGCAACTTAATTTAATAGTAGAACAAGGAGGGgtagagggggaggaagagggggaggaggCAATGGAGGACGCTGCAAGACCACATGTGCACCAAGAAGGCACCCACCGCCGGCTTCGCAGGCCGAGAGTGTTCAAGCCGAGGACAAATTTCCTGGACATGTCGGACCAGGAAATGCTAAAGAGATTTCGCCTTGACAGAGCTGCCATTCTGGAACTTGGTGACATTTTAAAGGGAGATTTGGAGAGTCGAACCCGCAGGTGCCACGCTGTACCTCACCATTTAAAGATCTTGGGAGCGCTATCCTTTTATGCCAACGGGTCATTTCAAAGGCTTAGTGGTGACCGACTGGGACTAAGTCAGTCCACCATCTCCAGGGCAGTATGTCAGGTCACTGATGCTTTGGTCAAGAAGGTGACTGATTATATTTCCCTTCCTTTGACATCTCAGCAGCAacttaaaatacaaaaagaattTTGTGACATTGCTGGCTTCCCCAGAGTACTTGGTGCAATTGATTGCACTCACGTGGCAATCCGAGCACCTTCCCAAGATGCTGACCTGTATATAGGTCATAAAAAATCACATTCCGTCAACATGCAGGTGATTTGTGACGCGTCAGGCATTATCTGGAATGTTTGTGCAAAATTCCCTGGTTCCTTTCAGGATTCTTATATCTTGTCTAAATCCTCGATATACAAGATCTTCGAAGGCAATGATGCCCCAGATGGCATTTTATTGG GTGATGCAAGCTACAGTATTAAACCTTGGCTCATGACTCCCATTGCCAATCTCCGGACCCAAGCagaacagaaatataatgaaGCTCATTCCTCTACTTGGAAAGTCATCAAGCGAACCCTTGGTTTATTAAAGACAAGGTTTTGCTGTCTTGATAAATCTAAAGGTGTGCTACAGTATAACCCTGAGATGGTCTGTAAAATCTTTGTGGCGTGTTGTATGCTTCACAACATTGCAGTCCGTCGCCGGTTAATAAACGACCAAGACCAGGACGGCATCCATGCTGAGAAGGAAGAGGGTTCAGATTCACAGGAGGATGCTCCAGACCCTCCTGTATCTGAACTGAATACTGAATGTGAGCAGGATGGATACAAAGTTCGTAACCAACTTATTGACAAATGCTACTCTTAA